From the Candidatus Pelagibacter sp. IMCC9063 genome, the window GACATCCCTCTTTATGCAGGAGAAATTAAAAAATACATTAAAGGAAATCCTGAGGCCGTTTTAATGGTTGAGTTTATTGATGATGATTTAGATGTTGCAAGAAAAAAATTAAAAGATTTAGAGTCGTTAATAAAATTAGATAATCAAAACAATGATTTTACCGCTTATGAAAATCTAAATGATCAAAAGGCAGTATTTGAAATAAGAAAAGCTGGATTAAACATTTTAATGTCCATGAAAGGTGACAAAAAAGGAGTAGCCTTCATTGAAGATTGTGCTGTCACATTAGAAAATTTAGCAGACTATACGGAACGATTGAGAGATGTGTTTAGAAAATATAATACCGAAGGATTATTTTATGCCCATGCTTCGGTCGGAACCCTTCATGTAAGACCTATCCTCAATGCAAAATCTGAACAAGATATCAAAAATATGAAAGCTATTGCTCAAGAAGCTTTTGCCATGGTGAAAGAATATAAAGGGTCTCACTCAGGTGAGCATGGAGATGGGATTGTAAGATCTGAGTTTCATGAGATGATGTTTGGTAAGAAAATTGTTGGTGCTTTTGAGGAAATTAAAGACACCTTTGATCCAAAAGGGCTTTTAAATCCAGGAAAAATTGTACGAGCATTCAAATCAGATGACCGAACATTAATGCGCTACAAACCTGGCTACAAAGCAGAAAATATTTCTACTCATTATGATTGGTCTGCTTGGGGTCAGCTTTCAGATGCAGTGGAGATGTGTAATAATAATGGAGCTTGTAGAAAGCTAGATTCAGGAGTGATGTGCCCTTCTTACCGTGTAACGATGGAAGAAAAAGATTTGGTTAGAGGAAGAGCTAACACTTTACGATTAGCTCTATCCAATCAATTACCAAAAGGATCTTTTGCATCAAAAGAAATGTTTGAAACTATGGAACTTTGTGTAAGTTGCAAAGCTTGTCAGCGAGAATGTCCGATGAGTGTAGATATGGCAAAGATGAAAAGTGAATTTTTATCTCATTACTATAAAAAATTTACCATGGGTATCAAAGACAGAATTATATCTGATATGCCAAGACTTATCTGGTTAATTAAAATAACCGCTCCTATTTTTAACAAAGTAAAAAACATTCCTATCTTAGATAAAGTTATTGAGGCATTTGGTTTTTCTACCAAAAGAGAAATGCCAGAAGTGCAAAGCATTACCCCCTTAAAAGAAATTTACAAAACTCAGCCAACATTTGAGAAGAAGGTCATTTTACTTGCGGACACATTTAATATTAATTTTGAAGTTAAGAATATTATGTACGCTATCAAAGTATTAAACAAATTTGGCTTTCAAGCAATTATTCCAAGTTTTGATGATAATAATTTATCCAGACCTCTTTGTTGTGGAAGAACATACATCTCATATGGTCAGATGGATAAAGCAAAATTTGAAATGAATAGAGTTACTAATTATCTATATAATAATGGGTATGCAGAAATGCCTGTGGTTGGAATTGAGCCATCATGTCTTCTTACTTTTAATGATGAATTTACGGCCCTTAAAGGAATTGAAAATAGAGATAAGTTAAAGAATAAATTTTATTTGATTGAAGAATTTATTTTAGAACAAATTAAAGAAGGAAATAAAGTAAGCGCACATGCTTATAATAAGAATGTTTTAGTTCATGGTCATTGTCATCAGAAATCTCAAGATCGTTTTAAAGGTTTGTTAGAATTGTTAAAAACTCTAGAGATCAAGCATAAGCCCATTGATAGTAGCTGTTGTGGTATGGCAGGATCATTTGGATATAGCTCTAAAAATTATGAAATTTCTAAAAAAATGGCTAACCTATCTTTGATACCAGCTATTAATGACAGTCCTGATGATGTGGTGATTGCCAATGGAACTAGCTGTAGGCAACAAATATTTGATTTTTCCAAAAGAGATGCCAAGCACGTTTCGGAATTATTGTTTAATATTTTTGAAAGAGTTAATTGATATTTTTATTTATTAAAAACATTGAATGCTTCCAATAGTTAATCATCCTGATTATGTAGCCCAAATTGGTGATGATCATCGCTTTCCCATAAAAAAGTTTGGTGCATTATTTGATCTTTTAAAAAAAGATAACATTTTAAATAAAAAAATTTGCATATTCCAGAGCCAGTTCAATATCTCGACCTAGCCAAAGCGCACCAGCCAGAATATATTCAAAAAATCGATAACCTCTCTTTGTCTAAAGAAGAAGAAAGAAAACTTGGTTTTCCAATGGTTCCGAGTGTCAAAAGAAGATCTTATATGGCAACTGGGGGGACTGTTTTGTCTGCAAAATTAGCTTTGAGTTACAAGTTAGCTTGCAATACTGCAGGAGGGTCTCATCATGCATTTTCCGATTCAGGCAATGGTTACTGTGTCTTTAATGATGTAGCTGTTGCTGCCTACAATTTGCTAAACAAACATTCAGTAAAAAAAATTCTAATCTATGATCTGGATGTACATCAAGGTGATGGTACTGCTAAAATTTTTGAAAACAATGATCAAGTCTATACTTTCAGTGCTCATTCCAAAAAAAACTATCCCCTTGTAAAGCAACAAAGCAACCAAGATTTAGAACTGGCAGATGACATCACTGATGAGGAGTATTTAAATACTGTATCAAAAAGTTTAGAGCTTGTTAATAAAATGAATTTTGATTTTGTGTTTTATGTAGCAGGCGTGGATATCCATAAAGATGATAAGCTTGGTAAATTAAATATTACGACAGAAGGAATTGAAAAAAGAGAAAAAATGGTAAT encodes:
- a CDS encoding FAD-binding and (Fe-S)-binding domain-containing protein, with amino-acid sequence MNQNQIAKIAKEIQGQVKGKVLFDDFSRGRYSTDASLYQIKPLGAVLPKDKNDVLRIMEYSQKQGISLLARGGGSSQSGQTVGESIVLDYSRHQNKILDFNKEEKTVWVEPGIVLDQLNAYLKPYGLWYPIDVSTSSRATIGGMTANNSCGSRSLHYGNMVNNVLAVEAILDDGTVHTFDDIDKNYLEVTNERNRKYEIIKKFLDVKNNTKEEIDLHFPITQRRVGGYNIDLINPNGFNTSNILVGSEGTLSLFNKIKLKLWEIPTRKVLGVCYFANFREAMNLAQEIVKLKPTTVELLDHNLISLAKDIPLYAGEIKKYIKGNPEAVLMVEFIDDDLDVARKKLKDLESLIKLDNQNNDFTAYENLNDQKAVFEIRKAGLNILMSMKGDKKGVAFIEDCAVTLENLADYTERLRDVFRKYNTEGLFYAHASVGTLHVRPILNAKSEQDIKNMKAIAQEAFAMVKEYKGSHSGEHGDGIVRSEFHEMMFGKKIVGAFEEIKDTFDPKGLLNPGKIVRAFKSDDRTLMRYKPGYKAENISTHYDWSAWGQLSDAVEMCNNNGACRKLDSGVMCPSYRVTMEEKDLVRGRANTLRLALSNQLPKGSFASKEMFETMELCVSCKACQRECPMSVDMAKMKSEFLSHYYKKFTMGIKDRIISDMPRLIWLIKITAPIFNKVKNIPILDKVIEAFGFSTKREMPEVQSITPLKEIYKTQPTFEKKVILLADTFNINFEVKNIMYAIKVLNKFGFQAIIPSFDDNNLSRPLCCGRTYISYGQMDKAKFEMNRVTNYLYNNGYAEMPVVGIEPSCLLTFNDEFTALKGIENRDKLKNKFYLIEEFILEQIKEGNKVSAHAYNKNVLVHGHCHQKSQDRFKGLLELLKTLEIKHKPIDSSCCGMAGSFGYSSKNYEISKKMANLSLIPAINDSPDDVVIANGTSCRQQIFDFSKRDAKHVSELLFNIFERVN
- a CDS encoding histone deacetylase family protein; its protein translation is MHIPEPVQYLDLAKAHQPEYIQKIDNLSLSKEEERKLGFPMVPSVKRRSYMATGGTVLSAKLALSYKLACNTAGGSHHAFSDSGNGYCVFNDVAVAAYNLLNKHSVKKILIYDLDVHQGDGTAKIFENNDQVYTFSAHSKKNYPLVKQQSNQDLELADDITDEEYLNTVSKSLELVNKMNFDFVFYVAGVDIHKDDKLGKLNITTEGIEKREKMVINNFYKNKIPLCGVLGGGYNKDFNHLVYLHSILHRTCHEILSNEH